From the Clavibacter phaseoli genome, one window contains:
- a CDS encoding Pls/PosA family non-ribosomal peptide synthetase: protein MPESSPEAATPHDDAQRVLDRADAVTPPRTLVDVLRATVAAHPDASAIQDADGALSYRELMARVVQVAASLREAGVGKGDRVGIRMPSGSRDLYVTVLGVLAAGAAYVPVDADDPDERAHLVFGEARVAGVVTCTGEFTPRAETAAADSAAAALRILPAAAAHASTSALPLVAPPAPEDDAWVIFTSGSTGTPKGVAVSHRSAAAFVDAEARLFLQEEPIGPGDRVLAGLSVAFDASCEEMWLAWRHGACLVPAPRSLVRSGMDLGPWLTTHGVTIVSTVPTLAALWPAESLENVRLLIFGGEACPPELGQRLATDGREVWNTYGPTEATVVACAAPLGGPGPVRIGLPLDGWTLAVVDPEGARVPEGGVGELIIGGVGLARYLDPAKDAEKYAPFPALGWDRAYRSGDLVRFEADGLVFQGRADDQVKVGGRRIELGEIEAALQALDDVQGAAVAVQTTGAGNPVLVGYLVPRDPATFSREDAVQRLRVALPAALVPLIGVVESLPTRTSGKVDRAALPWPLPGAAGDDGADLDAELRPLAEMWSAALGTPVASADANFFDLGGGSLSAAQLVARIRTVDPEFTVADVYAHPRLGAMQAAIAGRAPRAERSGPRVDVTPTPRRTQWIQTLLGAPLLALQSLRWLALLLTASALLRPLGGFDALPSVPLGLLVPGLLLFATPFGRMAISAVAARLLLRGLEPGDHPRGGRWHLRIWLAEQIAQQIGAVGLAGAPWITYYARALGARIADDVDLHTLPPVTGMLRIGRGASVEPEVDLSGYWIDGDTVRVGAVRIGAGSTVGTRSTLLPGTRIGKGAEIAPGSAVFGRVPSGQRWAGSPAAREGKARVWWPDHRPPRNTRWVAAYGAASVGTALVPVVAFVAGGGILAAAIRGSADLGDAWWRGLGALVPAVLVTGIVLALLVVGSVRLLGLGVTEGIHAVRSRVGWQLWTTERLLDLARTVLFPLYAGLFTPVWLRLLGARVGKDVEASTVLLIPAMTTIRDGAFLADDTLVAGYELGGGWMRVARAEIGQRAFLGNSGMAGPGHKVPKDGLVAVLSAAPTKSKSGSSWLGSPPVRLRRTVAAADDSRTFRPPTRLRVARILWELLRVVPVLVTCAIGLAVLVTLAALTEAWGPLVAFLLGGVVLLVAGAVAAGISTAAKWILIGRIRAEEHPLWSSFVWRSEVSDVFTEMVAAPWFASSAAGTPALVWWLRSLGARIGSGVWCDSHWLPEADLVTLGDASTINRGCVVQTHLFHDRIMSMDTVTLDAGATLGPHSVILPAARIGPQATVGPASLVMRGELVPEASRWSGNPIGPWREVTLGRYLPATPGASAATAPADPAARATAGRR, encoded by the coding sequence ATGCCCGAGTCCTCCCCGGAGGCGGCGACGCCGCACGACGACGCCCAGCGCGTGCTGGATCGGGCCGACGCCGTCACGCCGCCGCGCACGCTCGTCGACGTGCTCCGGGCGACGGTCGCCGCGCACCCGGACGCGTCCGCGATCCAGGACGCCGACGGCGCGCTCAGCTACCGCGAGCTCATGGCGCGCGTGGTGCAGGTGGCGGCGTCGCTGCGGGAGGCGGGCGTGGGGAAGGGCGACCGCGTCGGGATCCGCATGCCGTCGGGATCCCGCGACCTCTACGTCACCGTGCTCGGCGTGCTCGCGGCCGGCGCCGCCTACGTGCCGGTGGACGCGGACGACCCCGACGAGCGCGCCCACCTGGTGTTCGGCGAGGCGCGCGTCGCGGGCGTCGTGACGTGCACGGGCGAGTTCACGCCGCGCGCCGAGACCGCCGCCGCCGACTCTGCGGCCGCCGCGCTCCGGATCCTCCCCGCCGCCGCCGCGCACGCCTCCACCTCCGCGCTGCCGCTCGTCGCGCCGCCCGCGCCCGAGGACGACGCGTGGGTCATCTTCACCTCCGGATCCACCGGCACCCCCAAGGGCGTCGCCGTCTCGCACCGCTCGGCCGCGGCCTTCGTCGACGCCGAGGCGCGCCTCTTCCTCCAGGAGGAGCCGATCGGGCCGGGCGACCGCGTGCTCGCCGGCCTCTCCGTCGCGTTCGACGCGTCGTGCGAGGAGATGTGGCTCGCCTGGCGCCACGGCGCGTGCCTCGTGCCGGCGCCGCGCAGCCTCGTCCGCAGCGGCATGGACCTCGGGCCCTGGCTCACGACGCACGGCGTGACGATCGTGTCGACCGTGCCGACGCTCGCGGCGCTGTGGCCCGCGGAGTCGCTCGAGAACGTGCGGCTGCTCATCTTCGGCGGCGAGGCCTGCCCGCCCGAGCTCGGCCAGCGGCTCGCCACGGATGGCCGCGAGGTCTGGAACACGTACGGCCCCACCGAGGCGACCGTCGTCGCGTGCGCGGCGCCGCTCGGCGGGCCGGGTCCCGTGCGCATCGGCCTGCCGCTCGACGGCTGGACCCTCGCGGTCGTGGATCCGGAAGGCGCGCGCGTCCCCGAGGGCGGCGTCGGCGAGCTGATCATCGGCGGGGTCGGGCTCGCGCGCTACCTGGATCCCGCCAAGGACGCCGAGAAGTACGCCCCCTTCCCCGCGCTCGGCTGGGACCGCGCCTACCGCTCGGGCGACCTCGTGCGCTTCGAGGCGGATGGCCTCGTGTTCCAGGGCCGCGCCGACGACCAGGTGAAGGTCGGCGGCCGGCGCATCGAGCTCGGCGAGATCGAGGCGGCGCTGCAGGCGCTCGACGACGTGCAGGGCGCCGCAGTCGCCGTGCAGACGACGGGCGCCGGCAACCCGGTGCTCGTCGGCTACCTCGTGCCGCGGGATCCCGCGACCTTCTCGCGCGAGGACGCCGTGCAGCGCCTCCGCGTCGCGCTGCCGGCCGCGCTCGTGCCGCTCATCGGCGTCGTCGAGTCGCTGCCCACGCGCACCTCCGGCAAGGTCGACAGGGCCGCGCTCCCCTGGCCGCTGCCCGGCGCCGCGGGCGACGACGGCGCCGACCTCGACGCCGAGCTGCGCCCGCTCGCGGAGATGTGGTCGGCGGCGCTCGGCACGCCCGTCGCGAGCGCCGACGCGAACTTCTTCGACCTCGGCGGCGGATCCCTGTCGGCCGCCCAGCTCGTGGCCCGGATCCGCACCGTCGACCCCGAGTTCACGGTCGCCGACGTCTACGCGCACCCGCGCCTCGGCGCCATGCAGGCCGCCATCGCCGGGCGCGCGCCGCGGGCGGAGCGCAGCGGGCCGCGCGTGGACGTGACGCCGACGCCGCGTCGCACCCAGTGGATCCAGACCCTCCTCGGCGCGCCGCTCCTCGCCCTGCAGAGCCTCCGCTGGCTCGCGCTGCTCCTCACCGCGAGCGCGCTGCTGCGGCCGCTCGGCGGGTTCGACGCGCTGCCGTCCGTGCCGCTCGGCCTCCTCGTCCCGGGTCTCCTCCTGTTCGCGACGCCGTTCGGCCGCATGGCGATCTCCGCGGTCGCCGCCCGGCTGCTCCTCCGCGGGCTCGAGCCGGGCGACCACCCGCGCGGCGGCCGCTGGCACCTGCGGATCTGGCTGGCCGAGCAGATCGCGCAGCAGATCGGCGCGGTCGGGCTCGCGGGCGCGCCGTGGATCACGTACTACGCCCGGGCACTCGGCGCGCGCATCGCCGACGACGTCGACCTGCACACGCTGCCGCCCGTCACGGGCATGCTCCGCATCGGCAGGGGCGCCTCCGTCGAGCCCGAGGTGGACCTCTCCGGGTACTGGATCGACGGCGACACCGTGCGCGTCGGCGCGGTCCGCATCGGCGCGGGCTCCACGGTCGGCACCCGCTCCACGCTCCTGCCGGGCACGCGCATCGGCAAGGGCGCGGAGATCGCGCCGGGCTCGGCCGTGTTCGGCCGCGTGCCGTCGGGCCAGCGCTGGGCCGGATCCCCCGCCGCGCGCGAGGGCAAGGCCCGCGTCTGGTGGCCCGACCACCGGCCGCCGCGCAACACGCGCTGGGTCGCGGCCTACGGCGCCGCCTCGGTCGGGACCGCGCTCGTGCCCGTCGTGGCGTTCGTCGCGGGCGGCGGGATCCTCGCGGCGGCGATCCGCGGATCCGCCGACCTCGGCGACGCGTGGTGGCGCGGCCTCGGCGCGCTCGTGCCCGCGGTGCTCGTGACCGGGATCGTGCTCGCGCTGCTGGTGGTCGGATCCGTGCGCCTCCTCGGCCTCGGCGTGACCGAGGGCATCCACGCCGTGCGGAGCCGCGTCGGCTGGCAGCTCTGGACCACCGAGCGCCTGCTCGACCTCGCGCGCACCGTGCTCTTCCCCCTCTACGCCGGCCTCTTCACGCCCGTGTGGCTGCGGCTGCTCGGCGCGCGCGTCGGCAAGGACGTCGAGGCGTCGACCGTGCTGCTGATCCCCGCCATGACCACGATCCGCGACGGCGCCTTCCTCGCCGACGACACGCTCGTCGCCGGCTACGAGCTCGGCGGCGGGTGGATGCGCGTCGCCCGCGCCGAGATCGGCCAGCGCGCGTTCCTCGGCAACTCCGGCATGGCGGGCCCCGGTCACAAGGTGCCGAAGGACGGCCTCGTCGCCGTGCTCTCGGCCGCACCCACGAAGTCGAAGTCCGGATCCTCCTGGCTCGGCTCCCCGCCCGTCCGGCTCCGGCGCACCGTCGCCGCGGCCGACGACTCGCGCACGTTCCGGCCGCCGACGCGCCTGCGCGTGGCCCGGATCCTCTGGGAGCTGCTGCGCGTCGTGCCCGTCCTCGTGACCTGCGCGATCGGCCTCGCCGTGCTCGTGACGCTCGCCGCGCTCACGGAGGCGTGGGGCCCGCTCGTCGCGTTCCTCCTCGGCGGCGTGGTGCTGCTCGTGGCCGGGGCGGTCGCGGCGGGCATCTCGACGGCAGCGAAGTGGATCCTCATCGGCCGCATCCGTGCGGAGGAGCACCCGCTGTGGTCGTCGTTCGTGTGGCGCAGCGAGGTGTCGGACGTCTTCACCGAGATGGTCGCCGCGCCGTGGTTCGCGTCGTCGGCCGCCGGCACGCCCGCGCTCGTCTGGTGGCTGCGGAGCCTCGGCGCGCGCATCGGATCCGGCGTGTGGTGCGACTCGCACTGGCTGCCCGAGGCCGACCTCGTGACGCTCGGGGACGCGTCCACGATCAACCGCGGCTGTGTCGTGCAGACGCATCTGTTCCATGATCGGATCATGAGCATGGACACCGTCACCCTCGACGCCGGTGCGACCCTCGGGCCGCACAGCGTCATCCTCCCCGCGGCGCGCATCGGCCCGCAGGCGACCGTGGGGCCCGCGAGCCTCGTGATGCGCGGGGAGCTCGTGCCCGAGGCCAGCCGCTGGAGCGGCAACCCGATCGGCCCGTGGCGCGAGGTGACGCTCGGCCGCTACCTGCCCGCGACGCCCGGCGCGTCCGCCGCCACCGCTCCCGCCGACCCCGCCGCGCGCGCGACCGCCGGTCGCCGGTGA
- a CDS encoding DUF6584 family protein, translating into MDEAGAIARATVMRSDGERAKGIQSLRSRVEAHPDERAARRLLAEWYRDDGTHDQAGRWGIVFPGWTTTYERDRTARLFAASYPVGGDVRGFLHLPAAPIPDDARLLAARIPVQRELLSRRATPPTPGPLPGPAGPLDGYALVVGIIAVVLLLVDVAVTFVGALLGASTSGFTRWITLAVIGLAVAAVVLAWVNALRRPARPTVSEVDEGVLPADPPGSGTPGGS; encoded by the coding sequence ATGGACGAGGCCGGGGCGATCGCGCGCGCCACGGTGATGCGGAGCGACGGCGAGCGCGCCAAGGGGATCCAGTCGCTGCGGTCGCGCGTGGAGGCGCATCCCGACGAGCGGGCCGCCCGGCGTCTCCTCGCGGAGTGGTACCGCGACGACGGCACGCATGACCAGGCCGGCCGGTGGGGCATCGTGTTCCCCGGCTGGACGACCACGTACGAGCGCGACCGCACCGCGCGGCTCTTCGCGGCCTCGTATCCGGTCGGCGGGGACGTGCGCGGGTTCCTGCACCTGCCCGCCGCGCCGATCCCGGACGATGCACGCCTGCTGGCGGCGCGGATCCCGGTGCAGCGGGAGCTGCTGTCGCGCAGGGCGACTCCGCCGACGCCGGGGCCGCTCCCGGGACCCGCGGGCCCGCTGGACGGCTACGCCCTCGTCGTGGGGATCATCGCGGTCGTGCTCCTCCTCGTCGACGTCGCCGTGACGTTCGTCGGGGCGCTGCTCGGGGCGTCGACGAGCGGCTTCACGCGCTGGATCACGCTCGCCGTGATCGGGCTTGCGGTCGCCGCGGTCGTGCTGGCATGGGTGAACGCGCTGCGGAGACCGGCGCGACCGACCGTGTCGGAGGTGGACGAGGGCGTGCTCCCCGCGGATCCGCCGGGCTCGGGCACTCCCGGCGGATCATGA
- a CDS encoding 4'-phosphopantetheinyl transferase family protein: MTHDAVLVARIPVDASADRPARTAAARTAAGRAALRALAAEIVGADPADVTVRARCATCGGDHGRPVLGGSRALDALHASVAHAGALVVVAVSACGPIGVDAEPRGREAPPGTPLGEWVRIEAVLKADGRGLRVEPSLVHFEDDGHGTVGWIDDEPARYRVVDADLGPGLVTAVARRGLGELDVRIPSPAGPGSDV; this comes from the coding sequence ATGACGCACGATGCCGTGCTCGTCGCTCGCATCCCTGTCGACGCGTCTGCCGATCGCCCCGCCCGCACCGCCGCCGCCCGCACCGCCGCCGGCCGCGCCGCCCTCCGCGCGCTCGCCGCGGAGATCGTGGGCGCGGATCCCGCCGACGTCACCGTCCGCGCCCGCTGCGCCACGTGCGGCGGCGACCACGGGCGGCCGGTGCTCGGCGGATCCCGCGCGCTCGACGCCCTGCACGCGAGCGTCGCGCACGCGGGCGCCCTCGTCGTCGTCGCGGTCAGCGCCTGCGGGCCGATCGGGGTCGACGCCGAGCCCCGCGGCCGGGAGGCGCCGCCCGGGACACCGCTCGGCGAGTGGGTGCGGATCGAGGCCGTGCTGAAGGCCGACGGGCGCGGGCTCCGGGTCGAGCCGTCGCTCGTCCACTTCGAGGACGACGGGCACGGGACCGTCGGGTGGATCGACGACGAGCCCGCCCGCTACCGCGTTGTCGACGCGGACCTCGGGCCTGGCCTGGTCACGGCGGTCGCGCGACGCGGCCTCGGGGAGCTCGACGTGCGGATCCCGAGCCCGGCCGGACCCGGATCCGACGTCTGA
- a CDS encoding GNAT family N-acetyltransferase encodes MTAIEVRALAASEVGRLERDEPPGHGFARAMWALQEAGGSTLLVAWDGDRPVGAGQLDLRGDVPELRNLQVDAAERGRGIGTAIIRAAEERIAPGRLAVGVGLDNPRARALYGRLGYRGTGETTTTTYAYVDDAGVTRQATETDERLARDLD; translated from the coding sequence GTGACCGCGATCGAGGTCCGCGCGCTCGCGGCCTCGGAGGTCGGGCGGCTCGAACGCGACGAGCCGCCCGGCCACGGCTTCGCGCGCGCGATGTGGGCGCTGCAGGAGGCGGGCGGATCCACGCTGCTCGTGGCCTGGGACGGCGACCGTCCCGTGGGCGCCGGCCAGCTCGACCTCCGCGGCGACGTGCCCGAGCTGCGGAACCTGCAGGTGGACGCGGCGGAGCGCGGCCGGGGGATCGGCACGGCGATCATCCGCGCGGCCGAGGAGCGCATCGCCCCCGGACGCCTCGCGGTCGGCGTCGGCCTCGACAACCCGCGGGCCCGCGCGCTCTACGGGCGGCTCGGCTACCGCGGCACGGGGGAGACGACGACCACGACGTACGCGTACGTCGACGACGCGGGCGTCACCCGGCAGGCGACGGAGACGGACGAGAGGCTGGCGCGCGACCTGGACTGA
- a CDS encoding M1 family metallopeptidase produces MRAAAGPASGDDYTPEVGSSAYAVERYDLDLDYRVARNRLKARAVITAVAREILPRFELDLTGLRAGDVRVDGRRETRHVQRGGRLVVTPAAPIPAGATFTVDVAYSGEPGPRRTVWGELGWEELGDGVLVASQPSGASTWFPCNDRPDDRARFRIRVACEVDYSVIASGRLVSRLERSGRATWTYEQDARTAPYLATVQIGRYAERRVPAGSTEAVFAYPKPREARVLQDLALVPRMMAFFETLFGPYPFGEYRVVVTDDELEIPLEAQAMAVLGANHADGTGGSERLVAHELAHQWFGNQVGLASWQHIWLNEGFACYAEWLWSEESGGPTADQLARQHHSRLARDGTQLGIGDPGPESMFDDVVYKRGALALHALRLTLGDASWRELLLKWTDPAWTDPRTTDDLVTAAGDAGALLRAWLADGPLPQLPRVGRR; encoded by the coding sequence GTGAGGGCCGCGGCCGGCCCCGCGTCCGGCGACGACTACACCCCCGAGGTCGGATCCTCCGCGTACGCGGTCGAGCGCTACGACCTCGACCTCGACTACCGCGTGGCCCGCAACCGCCTCAAGGCGCGCGCCGTGATCACCGCGGTCGCGCGCGAGATCCTCCCCCGCTTCGAGCTCGACCTCACGGGCCTCCGCGCGGGCGACGTGCGCGTCGACGGCCGCCGCGAGACCCGGCACGTGCAGCGCGGCGGGCGCCTCGTCGTGACGCCCGCGGCGCCCATCCCCGCGGGCGCGACGTTCACGGTCGACGTCGCCTACTCCGGCGAGCCGGGCCCCCGCCGCACCGTCTGGGGCGAGCTGGGCTGGGAGGAGCTCGGCGACGGCGTGCTCGTGGCGTCGCAGCCGAGCGGCGCGTCCACCTGGTTCCCGTGCAACGACCGGCCGGACGACCGGGCCCGGTTCCGGATCCGCGTCGCGTGCGAGGTCGACTACTCCGTCATCGCGAGCGGCCGGCTCGTCTCCCGCCTCGAGCGCTCGGGCCGCGCGACCTGGACCTACGAGCAGGACGCGCGCACCGCGCCGTACCTCGCGACCGTGCAGATCGGCCGGTACGCCGAGCGGCGCGTGCCCGCGGGATCCACCGAGGCGGTCTTCGCGTACCCGAAGCCGCGCGAGGCCCGCGTGCTGCAGGACCTCGCGCTCGTGCCGCGCATGATGGCGTTCTTCGAGACGCTGTTCGGGCCGTACCCGTTCGGCGAGTACCGCGTGGTGGTCACGGACGACGAGCTGGAGATCCCTCTCGAGGCGCAGGCGATGGCGGTGCTCGGGGCCAACCACGCCGACGGCACGGGCGGATCCGAGCGGCTCGTCGCCCACGAGCTCGCGCACCAGTGGTTCGGCAACCAGGTGGGCCTCGCGTCGTGGCAGCACATCTGGCTCAACGAGGGCTTCGCCTGCTACGCCGAGTGGCTGTGGTCGGAGGAGTCCGGCGGGCCGACCGCGGACCAGCTCGCGCGGCAGCACCATTCGCGCCTCGCCCGCGACGGCACGCAGCTCGGCATCGGAGATCCGGGTCCCGAGTCGATGTTCGACGACGTGGTCTACAAGCGCGGCGCCCTCGCCCTGCACGCGCTGCGGCTGACGCTCGGCGACGCCTCGTGGCGGGAGCTGCTGCTCAAGTGGACGGATCCGGCGTGGACGGATCCGCGCACCACGGACGACCTCGTGACCGCGGCCGGCGACGCGGGCGCGCTGCTGCGGGCGTGGCTCGCGGACGGGCCGCTGCCGCAGCTGCCGCGGGTGGGGCGGCGCTGA